Proteins encoded within one genomic window of Manis pentadactyla isolate mManPen7 chromosome 4, mManPen7.hap1, whole genome shotgun sequence:
- the PRDX1 gene encoding peroxiredoxin-1: MSSGNAKIGHPAPNFKATAVMPDGQFKDISLSDYKGKYVVFFFYPLDFTFVCPTEIIAFSDRAEEFKKLNCQVIGASVDSHFCHLAWINTPKKQGGLGSMNIPLVSDPKHTIAQDYGVLKVDEGISFRGLFIIDDKGILRQITVNDLPVGRSVDETLRLVQAFQFTDKHGEVCPAGWKPGSDTIKPDVQKSKEYFSKQK; this comes from the exons ATGTCTTCAGGAAATGCCAAAATTGGGCACCCTGCCCCTAACTTCAAAGCCACAGCTGTTATGCCAGATGGTCAGTTCAAAGACATCAGCCTATCTGATTACAAAG GGAAATacgttgttttcttcttttacccccTTGACTTCACCTTTGTGTGCCCCACGGAGATCATTGCATTCAGTGATCGGGCAGAAGAATTTAAGAAACTCAACTGCCAAGTGATTGGTGCTTCTGTGGATTCTCACTTCTGTCACCTGGCATG GATCAACACACCTAAGAAACAAGGAGGACTGGGATCCATGAACATTCCCTTGGTGTCAGACCCCAAGCACACCATTGCTCAGGACTATGGGGTCTTAAAGGTTGACGAAGGCATCTCATTCAG aGGCCTCTTTATCATTGATGATAAAGGTATCCTTCGTCAGATCACTGTGAATGACCTCCCTGTTGGCCGCTCTGTAGATGAGACTCTGAGACTGGTTCAGGCCTTCCAGTTCACTGACAAACATGGGGAAG tgtgcccAGCTGGCTGGAAGCCTGGCAGTGATACCATCAAGCCTGATGTCCAGAAGAGCAAAGAATATTTCTCTAAGCAGAAGTGA
- the MMACHC gene encoding cyanocobalamin reductase / alkylcobalamin dealkylase isoform X1: protein MDPQVAGLKQKIEDTLCPFGFEVYPFQVAWYNALLPPAFHLPLPGPTLAFLVLSTPAMFDRALKPFLQQCHLRPLTDPVDQCVAYHLGRVRESLTGVQVEIITDYEVHPNRRPKILAQTAAHVAGAAYYYQRRDVESDPWGAQHISGVCIHPRFGGWFAIRGVVLLPGTEVPSLLPTKPLDCIPARADRITLLEGFNFHWRDWTYRDAVPPQERYSEEQKVYFSTPPAQRLALLGLAQPSEEPISASPQLPFTTLTPKPKNPSRGRGWLSPRVSPPASPGP, encoded by the exons GTGGCCTGGTACAATGCACTCCTGCCTCCAGCCTTTCACCTGCCCCTACCAGGACCTACCCTGGCCTTCCTGGTTCTCAGCACACCTGCCATGTTTGACCGGGCCCTCAAACCCTTCCTGCAGCAATGCCACCTCCGACCACTGACTGACCCTGTGGACCAGTGCGTGGCCTACCACCTGGGCCGTGTTAGAGAG AGCCTCACAGGGGTGCAAGTGGAAATCATCACAGACTACGAGGTACACCCCAATCGGCGCCCCAAGATTCTGGCCCAGACAGCAGCCCATGTGGCAGGGGCTGCTTACTACTACCAACGACGGGATGTGGAATCTGACCCCTGGGGAGCCCAG CACATTTCGGGTGTGTGCATACACCCCCGCTTTGGGGGCTGGTTTGCCATCCGGGGAGTGGTCCTGCTGCCAGGAACAGAGGTGCCCAGTCTGCTACCCACAAAGCCCCTGGACTGCATACCTGCTAGAGCTGACCGCATCACTCTGCTTGAAGGCTTTAATTTCCATTGGCGTGACTGGACTTACCGGGATGCTGTTCCACCCCAGGAGCGCTACTCAGAAGAGCAGAAGGTGTACTTTTCCACTCCACCTGCCCAGCGCTTAGCCTTACTGGGCTTGGCCCAGCCCTCAGAGGAGCCTATCTCTGCATCCCCTCAACTTCCTTTCACCACACTCACACCCAAGCCTAAGAATCCCAGCAGAGGCCGGGGTTGGCTCAGCCCCAGGGTCTCACCACCTGCCTCCCCTGGCCCTTGA
- the MMACHC gene encoding cyanocobalamin reductase / alkylcobalamin dealkylase isoform X2, which translates to MHHRASGEIHWVAWYNALLPPAFHLPLPGPTLAFLVLSTPAMFDRALKPFLQQCHLRPLTDPVDQCVAYHLGRVRESLTGVQVEIITDYEVHPNRRPKILAQTAAHVAGAAYYYQRRDVESDPWGAQHISGVCIHPRFGGWFAIRGVVLLPGTEVPSLLPTKPLDCIPARADRITLLEGFNFHWRDWTYRDAVPPQERYSEEQKVYFSTPPAQRLALLGLAQPSEEPISASPQLPFTTLTPKPKNPSRGRGWLSPRVSPPASPGP; encoded by the exons ATGCATCACAGAGCATCAGGAGAAATTCATTGG GTGGCCTGGTACAATGCACTCCTGCCTCCAGCCTTTCACCTGCCCCTACCAGGACCTACCCTGGCCTTCCTGGTTCTCAGCACACCTGCCATGTTTGACCGGGCCCTCAAACCCTTCCTGCAGCAATGCCACCTCCGACCACTGACTGACCCTGTGGACCAGTGCGTGGCCTACCACCTGGGCCGTGTTAGAGAG AGCCTCACAGGGGTGCAAGTGGAAATCATCACAGACTACGAGGTACACCCCAATCGGCGCCCCAAGATTCTGGCCCAGACAGCAGCCCATGTGGCAGGGGCTGCTTACTACTACCAACGACGGGATGTGGAATCTGACCCCTGGGGAGCCCAG CACATTTCGGGTGTGTGCATACACCCCCGCTTTGGGGGCTGGTTTGCCATCCGGGGAGTGGTCCTGCTGCCAGGAACAGAGGTGCCCAGTCTGCTACCCACAAAGCCCCTGGACTGCATACCTGCTAGAGCTGACCGCATCACTCTGCTTGAAGGCTTTAATTTCCATTGGCGTGACTGGACTTACCGGGATGCTGTTCCACCCCAGGAGCGCTACTCAGAAGAGCAGAAGGTGTACTTTTCCACTCCACCTGCCCAGCGCTTAGCCTTACTGGGCTTGGCCCAGCCCTCAGAGGAGCCTATCTCTGCATCCCCTCAACTTCCTTTCACCACACTCACACCCAAGCCTAAGAATCCCAGCAGAGGCCGGGGTTGGCTCAGCCCCAGGGTCTCACCACCTGCCTCCCCTGGCCCTTGA
- the MMACHC gene encoding cyanocobalamin reductase / alkylcobalamin dealkylase isoform X4, with protein MFDRALKPFLQQCHLRPLTDPVDQCVAYHLGRVRESLTGVQVEIITDYEVHPNRRPKILAQTAAHVAGAAYYYQRRDVESDPWGAQHISGVCIHPRFGGWFAIRGVVLLPGTEVPSLLPTKPLDCIPARADRITLLEGFNFHWRDWTYRDAVPPQERYSEEQKVYFSTPPAQRLALLGLAQPSEEPISASPQLPFTTLTPKPKNPSRGRGWLSPRVSPPASPGP; from the exons ATGTTTGACCGGGCCCTCAAACCCTTCCTGCAGCAATGCCACCTCCGACCACTGACTGACCCTGTGGACCAGTGCGTGGCCTACCACCTGGGCCGTGTTAGAGAG AGCCTCACAGGGGTGCAAGTGGAAATCATCACAGACTACGAGGTACACCCCAATCGGCGCCCCAAGATTCTGGCCCAGACAGCAGCCCATGTGGCAGGGGCTGCTTACTACTACCAACGACGGGATGTGGAATCTGACCCCTGGGGAGCCCAG CACATTTCGGGTGTGTGCATACACCCCCGCTTTGGGGGCTGGTTTGCCATCCGGGGAGTGGTCCTGCTGCCAGGAACAGAGGTGCCCAGTCTGCTACCCACAAAGCCCCTGGACTGCATACCTGCTAGAGCTGACCGCATCACTCTGCTTGAAGGCTTTAATTTCCATTGGCGTGACTGGACTTACCGGGATGCTGTTCCACCCCAGGAGCGCTACTCAGAAGAGCAGAAGGTGTACTTTTCCACTCCACCTGCCCAGCGCTTAGCCTTACTGGGCTTGGCCCAGCCCTCAGAGGAGCCTATCTCTGCATCCCCTCAACTTCCTTTCACCACACTCACACCCAAGCCTAAGAATCCCAGCAGAGGCCGGGGTTGGCTCAGCCCCAGGGTCTCACCACCTGCCTCCCCTGGCCCTTGA